In one Mucilaginibacter ginsenosidivorax genomic region, the following are encoded:
- a CDS encoding PIG-L family deacetylase has product MKRTALFIALLFFYNCVIAQTSPPTDIGTIQQNLKKLNTLGSVLYVAAHPDDENTRLLAYLAQEKHYRTGYLSLTRGDGGQNLIGNEQSELLGLIRTQELLAARRVDGAEQFFTRANDFGFSKGPEETLKIWDKEKVLGDVVWVIRKFRPDVIICRFPTTGEGGHGHHTSSAILAQEAFSAAADPARYPEQLKYVKPWQAKRLMWNTFNFGSTNTTAADQFKIDVGVYNTTLGKSYGEIAAESRSNHKTQGFGSAKQRGESFEFFKTILGDAPQTDLMDGVETGWKRVKDGADIGESIKVIRRNFDAEAPEKSVTPLVALLGKVEKIPDVYWRAQKTKELDDLIAACAGLWFEAYAAEATYAVGDKIQVRSVVVNRYNDKVKINKIGVGSDVLDLGSKVIPANQQQSFEGSTVADKITQPYWLASDHKIGTYNIADDAMAGNPENPDLLTASFQFIIEGKPVNFERRLVYKYVDPVRGEVYQPLEITPPVTANIDGKDYIFNSQKPQSIQVKLKSFTVASGNVSIKPVDGWNISPEKIEFGDKNKNDEWTVSFTVAPADNKPRTADLQVIVMANGKPYSLALRRIRYDHVPAITLFPAAEAKLVNLDLKTAGKKLGYIAGAGDLMPEALRQVGYDVHMLSENEIMNGDLSAYDAIITGVRAYNVNERLAFEQPKLMEYVKNGGNLVVQYNNNSGLVTKQIGPYPFTVVNRRVTDEDAVVTVLDQPNPVLNYPNKITQDDFKGWIQERGLYFVSDADPKYKAILQMNDKGESPLNGSLIVGDYGKGRFVYTSLAFFRELPAGVPGAYRLFVNLLSKPGN; this is encoded by the coding sequence ATGAAGCGTACCGCCCTTTTTATAGCCTTATTATTTTTTTATAACTGTGTAATTGCCCAAACGTCGCCGCCTACCGATATCGGCACTATTCAGCAAAACCTTAAAAAGCTTAACACCCTGGGCAGCGTATTGTACGTAGCCGCTCATCCCGACGATGAAAATACCCGCCTGCTGGCCTACCTGGCGCAGGAAAAACATTATCGTACGGGCTATTTGTCGCTTACCCGTGGTGATGGGGGCCAAAATTTAATAGGCAACGAGCAAAGCGAACTGCTGGGGCTTATCCGTACGCAGGAGTTGCTGGCCGCCCGCAGAGTGGACGGTGCCGAACAATTTTTTACCCGTGCCAACGACTTTGGCTTTTCTAAAGGGCCCGAAGAAACTTTGAAAATTTGGGATAAAGAAAAAGTTTTGGGCGATGTGGTTTGGGTTATCCGCAAGTTTAGGCCCGATGTGATCATTTGCCGTTTCCCTACTACAGGCGAGGGCGGCCATGGCCACCATACCTCATCGGCTATATTGGCCCAGGAGGCTTTTAGCGCCGCTGCCGACCCCGCCAGGTATCCCGAACAATTAAAATATGTAAAGCCATGGCAGGCCAAACGCCTCATGTGGAACACTTTTAACTTTGGCAGTACCAATACTACTGCCGCCGATCAGTTTAAAATAGATGTTGGCGTATACAACACCACCCTTGGCAAAAGCTATGGCGAAATAGCCGCCGAAAGCCGCAGCAACCATAAAACCCAGGGCTTTGGCTCGGCAAAACAAAGGGGCGAGTCCTTTGAATTTTTTAAAACTATTTTGGGCGATGCCCCGCAAACCGACCTGATGGATGGTGTAGAAACCGGCTGGAAACGTGTTAAAGACGGCGCGGATATTGGCGAATCGATAAAAGTGATCAGGCGGAATTTTGATGCGGAAGCCCCCGAAAAATCAGTAACCCCTTTAGTGGCATTGCTGGGTAAAGTTGAAAAGATACCAGATGTATACTGGCGCGCACAGAAAACAAAAGAACTGGACGATTTGATAGCTGCCTGCGCAGGCTTGTGGTTTGAGGCTTATGCTGCTGAAGCTACTTATGCGGTAGGGGATAAGATCCAGGTACGGTCGGTAGTGGTGAACCGATACAATGATAAGGTGAAGATTAATAAAATAGGCGTTGGTAGCGATGTGTTGGACCTGGGATCGAAAGTTATCCCTGCCAACCAACAGCAGAGCTTTGAAGGCTCGACTGTAGCCGATAAAATAACACAACCTTATTGGTTAGCATCAGATCATAAGATAGGTACCTACAATATCGCTGATGATGCAATGGCCGGCAACCCCGAAAATCCGGATCTGCTTACCGCCAGTTTTCAGTTTATTATTGAGGGAAAGCCGGTAAACTTTGAGCGCCGCCTGGTATACAAATATGTTGACCCGGTACGTGGCGAAGTTTATCAGCCATTGGAAATTACCCCGCCGGTTACCGCCAATATCGACGGGAAAGACTACATTTTTAACAGCCAGAAACCGCAAAGCATCCAGGTTAAACTCAAAAGCTTTACTGTCGCCAGCGGCAACGTGAGCATAAAACCTGTAGATGGCTGGAATATAAGCCCGGAAAAAATTGAGTTTGGCGATAAAAATAAAAACGACGAGTGGACGGTTTCTTTTACTGTAGCACCGGCAGATAATAAGCCAAGAACTGCCGATTTACAGGTTATTGTTATGGCAAACGGCAAGCCGTATTCATTAGCATTACGCAGAATAAGGTACGATCATGTGCCTGCCATTACCCTGTTCCCCGCCGCCGAAGCTAAACTGGTAAACCTTGATCTGAAAACCGCGGGCAAAAAACTAGGCTACATTGCCGGTGCCGGCGATTTGATGCCCGAGGCCCTGCGCCAGGTAGGTTATGATGTGCACATGCTATCAGAAAACGAGATCATGAACGGCGATTTATCGGCTTACGATGCCATTATTACCGGGGTTCGCGCCTACAACGTAAACGAGCGCCTTGCTTTTGAGCAGCCTAAGTTAATGGAGTACGTAAAAAATGGCGGCAACCTGGTAGTCCAATACAACAATAACTCGGGCCTGGTTACCAAGCAAATTGGCCCGTATCCTTTTACCGTAGTTAACAGGAGGGTTACCGACGAGGACGCGGTTGTAACTGTTTTAGACCAGCCCAACCCGGTACTCAACTACCCCAACAAAATTACCCAGGACGATTTTAAAGGCTGGATCCAGGAACGCGGCCTGTACTTTGTAAGCGATGCAGACCCTAAATACAAAGCCATTTTACAGATGAATGATAAAGGAGAATCGCCCCTAAACGGATCGCTCATAGTTGGCGATTATGGCAAGGGCCGGTTTGTTTATACCTCGCTGGCCTTTTTCAGGGAGCTGCCTGCCGGTGTGCCGGGGGCATATCGTTTGTTTGTAAATTTACTGAGTAAACCGGGGAATTGA
- the xrtN gene encoding exosortase N, producing the protein MLSRIFKPPFAGRAWGSSRLLINGCCLVYLVIGIKLLSIYFLWNADLLMGIVLAPYICRVKAGEYSMRYFLPSTIFSVIALVFPVKTTLFVALLFAVLLFFENFKGKVSLVLFFLLLLVSPLFMYLSNAISFPIRIWLSEVVAGILSRVGIAAHASGNIIELNGREFSVDQACAGLHMLSMSFIICLFIIAHCQRQKVNQLGFIKIVLLLALTFLLNIAVNLCRIMLLVLFKIPAASIFHDVTGVICLLVYVVLPLLWLSNFYLKKSAKVERHPRQDQLIRLVPDEVRYPFIHLLFAGALIVISCNLKSMDVLSNKGAYAVTLSGYKKQLLESGVIKFDKPGQLVYLKPTPFYGPEHNPMICWQGSGYNFTSIRKQTIAGREVYSGILTKGADKIYSAWWFDNGRLKTVSQLEWRWAAAQDSKPFYLVNVNATSEAGLLEAVTGLPGIK; encoded by the coding sequence ATGCTAAGCAGGATATTTAAGCCACCTTTTGCGGGGCGGGCCTGGGGCAGCAGTCGTTTGCTGATAAATGGCTGCTGCCTGGTTTATCTGGTTATCGGCATTAAATTACTTTCCATTTATTTTTTGTGGAATGCCGATTTGTTAATGGGGATAGTACTTGCCCCTTATATCTGCCGTGTAAAGGCAGGGGAATACTCCATGCGGTACTTTTTACCCTCAACAATATTTAGTGTTATCGCGCTTGTTTTTCCGGTTAAAACCACGCTGTTTGTTGCCTTGTTGTTTGCCGTATTATTGTTTTTTGAGAATTTTAAAGGGAAAGTGAGCCTGGTTTTATTTTTCCTGCTATTGCTGGTTTCGCCGCTGTTTATGTATCTCAGCAATGCGATCAGCTTCCCCATCAGGATCTGGCTGAGCGAGGTAGTGGCCGGCATTTTAAGCAGGGTTGGAATTGCCGCCCATGCATCGGGCAATATTATTGAGCTAAACGGCAGGGAGTTTTCTGTAGACCAGGCCTGTGCCGGGCTGCATATGCTGAGCATGTCGTTTATTATATGCCTGTTTATAATAGCCCATTGTCAGCGTCAAAAGGTCAATCAGCTTGGTTTTATTAAAATTGTGCTGCTGCTGGCGCTTACCTTTTTGCTGAATATTGCAGTCAACCTATGCCGTATTATGCTGCTGGTATTGTTTAAAATACCAGCAGCCAGTATTTTTCATGATGTAACAGGCGTTATTTGCCTGTTGGTATATGTTGTACTCCCCTTGTTGTGGCTGAGTAATTTTTACCTGAAAAAATCGGCAAAAGTGGAGAGGCACCCGCGCCAGGATCAGCTTATCCGGCTGGTGCCTGATGAGGTAAGGTATCCTTTTATTCATTTGCTATTTGCCGGGGCACTCATCGTTATCTCATGCAATTTAAAAAGCATGGATGTACTGAGCAATAAAGGGGCCTATGCGGTAACCCTGAGCGGCTACAAAAAGCAACTGCTGGAAAGCGGCGTTATTAAGTTTGATAAACCCGGCCAACTGGTGTACCTGAAGCCCACACCCTTTTACGGCCCCGAACATAACCCCATGATTTGCTGGCAGGGCAGTGGGTACAATTTTACCAGCATCCGCAAGCAAACTATAGCCGGGCGCGAAGTTTACTCGGGCATCCTTACCAAAGGCGCGGATAAGATATACTCGGCCTGGTGGTTTGATAATGGCAGGCTGAAAACTGTTAGCCAGCTTGAATGGCGATGGGCAGCAGCCCAGGACAGCAAGCCATTTTACCTGGTGAATGTGAACGCAACGAGCGAGGCTGGATTGTTAGAGGCAGTTACGGGGTTGCCGGGGATAAAGTAA
- a CDS encoding maleylpyruvate isomerase N-terminal domain-containing protein — MENRVEVRHLFKPLDGKLMELLESLTPADWNKQTVAKAWKVKDVVSHLLDGNIRALSIQRDKYFGDLAPANNNYHDLVDWLNKLNADWVNATKRISPDILLLLHKTTGRLASAYYESLNPNDTAIFSVGWAGEQESLNWMHLAREYTEKWHHQQQIREATGRDGIMTREFFYPFIDTFFKGLPHTFKNTGAPVNTLIKITITSGIGGNWYLKKIKDGWHLLKDADTDSFAATVKIPPDIAWKLFSKSIRPDDVKTRVEITGNATLAGQVLQMVSVMA; from the coding sequence ATGGAAAACCGCGTTGAAGTAAGGCATCTTTTTAAACCATTGGATGGAAAACTGATGGAACTGCTGGAATCATTAACCCCGGCAGATTGGAACAAGCAAACGGTGGCCAAAGCTTGGAAAGTAAAGGATGTGGTATCGCACCTGCTGGATGGCAACATTCGCGCCTTATCCATTCAACGCGATAAATATTTTGGCGACCTTGCACCTGCCAACAACAACTATCACGACCTGGTTGACTGGCTAAATAAACTTAATGCCGATTGGGTGAACGCTACCAAAAGAATAAGCCCCGATATATTGCTTCTGCTGCATAAAACAACCGGGCGGTTAGCATCTGCCTATTATGAGTCGTTGAACCCTAATGACACCGCCATATTTTCTGTTGGCTGGGCAGGCGAACAGGAAAGTCTTAACTGGATGCACCTTGCCCGCGAATACACCGAAAAATGGCATCACCAGCAGCAAATAAGGGAAGCAACCGGCCGCGATGGTATCATGACGCGCGAGTTTTTTTATCCTTTTATTGATACTTTTTTCAAAGGACTACCCCATACTTTTAAAAATACGGGCGCACCTGTAAACACCCTCATCAAAATTACCATCACATCCGGCATTGGTGGCAACTGGTACCTTAAGAAAATAAAAGACGGATGGCATTTATTAAAAGATGCCGATACCGACAGCTTTGCTGCCACCGTAAAAATACCACCGGATATTGCCTGGAAATTGTTTTCTAAAAGCATCCGCCCGGACGATGTAAAAACGCGGGTTGAAATAACCGGGAATGCGACGCTTGCCGGGCAGGTGCTCCAAATGGTATCGGTAATGGCTTAG
- a CDS encoding DUF922 domain-containing protein, with protein sequence MEVRLVKLIGAAAICLMTITANAQQYQRYHPLTINDFLGTPRANAGGVVAYTNCTIDFKYEASNRSGSYILTATVNLLLNNYKSWLDRSRVTSQEMLSEILKHEQGHYLIAYLEQQEILRQISKTRFSYNYRNEAMALFNRIDAKYKQLNSNYDEDTQHMTNRQQQHSWDLYFQKRLEYEPEE encoded by the coding sequence ATGGAAGTACGATTAGTGAAGTTGATTGGCGCCGCCGCCATATGTTTAATGACGATAACCGCCAATGCGCAGCAGTACCAGCGCTATCATCCCCTAACTATTAATGATTTTTTGGGCACCCCACGGGCAAATGCCGGTGGGGTTGTAGCCTATACCAACTGTACCATCGATTTTAAATACGAAGCCAGTAACCGCAGCGGATCCTATATCCTTACGGCAACCGTAAACCTGCTGCTCAACAACTATAAATCATGGCTCGACAGGAGCCGCGTAACCTCGCAGGAGATGCTTTCCGAAATACTGAAGCACGAACAGGGCCATTACCTGATTGCTTACCTGGAGCAACAGGAGATATTAAGGCAGATAAGCAAAACCCGTTTTAGCTACAATTACCGCAATGAGGCCATGGCGCTTTTTAACCGCATAGATGCCAAATACAAGCAGCTTAACTCCAATTACGACGAAGATACCCAGCACATGACCAACCGCCAGCAGCAACACAGCTGGGACCTATACTTCCAAAAACGGCTGGAATATGAACCGGAAGAGTAG
- a CDS encoding SPFH domain-containing protein yields MTGSIITLLIVFIILVIILSSFVSVKQGTIVVITIFGKYRRILTPGLNFKLPFIENIYSKISIQNRSVELEFQAVTYDQANVYFKAMLLYSVLDQQEETIKNVAFKFVDERNLMQALIRTVEGSIRAFVATKRQSEVLILRRDIVEHVKEQLDVILEGWGYHLQDLQLNDITFDDVIMKSMSQVVASNNLKAAAENEGQALLITKTKAAEAEGNAIKISAQAEREAAQLRGQGIALFREEVARGMTVAAKEMAGANMDTSVILFTMWTESIKHFSENSKGNVIFLDGSTDAMQHTLKEMMALNLLHTDDVKK; encoded by the coding sequence ATGACAGGTTCAATCATCACATTACTCATTGTATTTATTATTTTGGTAATCATACTATCATCCTTTGTGTCTGTAAAACAGGGCACAATAGTGGTAATTACCATCTTTGGCAAGTACCGCCGCATACTTACGCCGGGGCTTAATTTTAAGCTGCCATTTATCGAAAATATTTACTCCAAAATTTCTATCCAGAACCGCTCTGTCGAACTGGAATTTCAGGCAGTAACTTACGATCAGGCTAATGTTTACTTTAAGGCGATGCTCCTGTACTCGGTATTGGACCAACAGGAAGAAACCATCAAAAATGTGGCTTTTAAATTTGTTGACGAACGCAACCTGATGCAGGCGCTTATCCGCACGGTTGAGGGCTCTATCCGTGCTTTTGTGGCCACCAAACGCCAGAGCGAGGTTTTGATACTGCGCCGCGATATTGTGGAGCACGTAAAGGAACAACTGGATGTGATACTGGAAGGCTGGGGCTACCACCTGCAGGATTTGCAGCTGAACGACATCACTTTTGATGATGTGATCATGAAATCGATGAGCCAGGTAGTGGCATCAAATAACCTGAAAGCCGCCGCCGAAAACGAAGGCCAGGCCCTGCTGATCACCAAAACCAAAGCGGCGGAAGCAGAGGGTAATGCCATCAAAATTTCGGCCCAGGCCGAGCGTGAGGCTGCACAGCTGCGCGGCCAGGGTATAGCCTTATTCCGCGAGGAAGTTGCCCGCGGTATGACGGTTGCCGCCAAAGAAATGGCTGGCGCCAACATGGATACCTCGGTGATATTATTTACCATGTGGACAGAATCTATCAAACACTTTTCTGAAAACTCAAAAGGAAACGTGATTTTCCTGGATGGATCAACCGATGCCATGCAGCATACATTAAAAGAAATGATGGCCTTAAACCTTTTACATACCGACGACGTCAAAAAGTGA